A stretch of the Capsicum annuum cultivar UCD-10X-F1 chromosome 8, UCD10Xv1.1, whole genome shotgun sequence genome encodes the following:
- the LOC107839030 gene encoding acyl-protein thioesterase 1 homolog 1 isoform X2 has protein sequence MLHRNGLPGALFNRCKCDTKFYFLGGIAMSFNDSTAGSGTTRTPLQFGRTHVVRPRGKHEATIIWLHGLGDNGSSWSQLLESLPLPNVKWICPTAPTRPIAAFGGFPCTAWFDVGDISENAPDDLEGLDFSAAHVANLLSTEPADVKLCVGGFSMGAATALYSATCHAFRQYGNGSPYRVNLSAVVGLSGWLPCARTLRHRMEGVDDAGRRAASLPILLCHGTGDDVIAYQHGEKSARILSSSGFWNLTLRTYEGLGHYTIPEETDEICRWLSANLCLGGT, from the exons ATGTTGCATCGCAACGGTTTACCAG GAGCACTTTTCAATAGGTGCAAGTGTGATACTAAATTTTACTTTCTTGGGGGTATAGCAATGAGCTTCAATGACTCTACAGCAG GTAGCGGAACAACTCGTACACCATTGCAATTTGGGAGAACTCATGTTGTTAGGCCCAGAGGAAAGCACGAGGCCACTATTATTTGGCTACATGGTTTAGGTGATAATGGCTCAAG CTGGTCCCAGCTTCTTGAGAGCCTTCCACTTCCTAAT GTGAAATGGATTTGCCCAACTGCTCCTACTCGTCCAATTGCTGCCTTTGGTGGATTTCCCTGCACTGCTT GGTTTGATGTAGGGGATATTTCAGAAAATGCTCCTGATGATTTGGAGGGCTTAGATTTTTCTGCCGCACATGTTGCAAATCTCTTATCAACAGAGCCAGCTGATG TGAAACTATGTGTTGGAGGATTCAGCATGGGAGCTGCAACTGCTCTTTATTCAGCCACATGCCATGCATTCAGGCAGTATGGTAATGGAAGCCCTTATCGAGTGAACCTGAGTGCAGTTGTTGGCCTTAGTGGCTGGCTTCCTTGTGCAAG GACATTAAGGCACCGAATGGAAGGAGTGGATGATGCTGGAAGGCGTGCAGCATCTTTGCCAATTTTGCTCTGTCATGGAACTG GTGATGACGTCATTGCATATCAACATGGCGAAAAATCTGCAAGAATTTTAAGCTCATCTGGTTTTTGGAATCTAACCTTGAGGACTTATGAGGG GCTTGGTCACTACACAATTCCTGAAGAGACTGATGAAATTTGTCGCTGGCTGTCTGCAAATTTGTGTCTTGGGGGGACATGA
- the LOC107839030 gene encoding acyl-protein thioesterase 1 homolog 1 isoform X7, translated as MGALFNRCKCDTKFYFLGGIAMSFNDSTAGSGSGTTRTPLQFGRTHVVRPRGKHEATIIWLHGLGDNGSSWSQLLESLPLPNVKWICPTAPTRPIAAFGGFPCTAWFDVGDISENAPDDLEGLDFSAAHVANLLSTEPADVKLCVGGFSMGAATALYSATCHAFRQYGNGSPYRVNLSAVVGLSGWLPCARTLRHRMEGVDDAGRRAASLPILLCHGTGDDVIAYQHGEKSARILSSSGFWNLTLRTYEGLGHYTIPEETDEICRWLSANLCLGGT; from the exons ATGG GAGCACTTTTCAATAGGTGCAAGTGTGATACTAAATTTTACTTTCTTGGGGGTATAGCAATGAGCTTCAATGACTCTACAGCAGGTTCTG GTAGCGGAACAACTCGTACACCATTGCAATTTGGGAGAACTCATGTTGTTAGGCCCAGAGGAAAGCACGAGGCCACTATTATTTGGCTACATGGTTTAGGTGATAATGGCTCAAG CTGGTCCCAGCTTCTTGAGAGCCTTCCACTTCCTAAT GTGAAATGGATTTGCCCAACTGCTCCTACTCGTCCAATTGCTGCCTTTGGTGGATTTCCCTGCACTGCTT GGTTTGATGTAGGGGATATTTCAGAAAATGCTCCTGATGATTTGGAGGGCTTAGATTTTTCTGCCGCACATGTTGCAAATCTCTTATCAACAGAGCCAGCTGATG TGAAACTATGTGTTGGAGGATTCAGCATGGGAGCTGCAACTGCTCTTTATTCAGCCACATGCCATGCATTCAGGCAGTATGGTAATGGAAGCCCTTATCGAGTGAACCTGAGTGCAGTTGTTGGCCTTAGTGGCTGGCTTCCTTGTGCAAG GACATTAAGGCACCGAATGGAAGGAGTGGATGATGCTGGAAGGCGTGCAGCATCTTTGCCAATTTTGCTCTGTCATGGAACTG GTGATGACGTCATTGCATATCAACATGGCGAAAAATCTGCAAGAATTTTAAGCTCATCTGGTTTTTGGAATCTAACCTTGAGGACTTATGAGGG GCTTGGTCACTACACAATTCCTGAAGAGACTGATGAAATTTGTCGCTGGCTGTCTGCAAATTTGTGTCTTGGGGGGACATGA
- the LOC107839030 gene encoding acyl-protein thioesterase 1 homolog 1 isoform X5 produces MLHRNGLPGALFNRCKCDTKFYFLGGIAMSFNDSTAGSGTTRTPLQFGRTHVVRPRGKHEATIIWLHGLGDNGSSWSQLLESLPLPNVKWICPTAPTRPIAAFGGFPCTAWDISENAPDDLEGLDFSAAHVANLLSTEPADVKLCVGGFSMGAATALYSATCHAFRQYGNGSPYRVNLSAVVGLSGWLPCARTLRHRMEGVDDAGRRAASLPILLCHGTGDDVIAYQHGEKSARILSSSGFWNLTLRTYEGLGHYTIPEETDEICRWLSANLCLGGT; encoded by the exons ATGTTGCATCGCAACGGTTTACCAG GAGCACTTTTCAATAGGTGCAAGTGTGATACTAAATTTTACTTTCTTGGGGGTATAGCAATGAGCTTCAATGACTCTACAGCAG GTAGCGGAACAACTCGTACACCATTGCAATTTGGGAGAACTCATGTTGTTAGGCCCAGAGGAAAGCACGAGGCCACTATTATTTGGCTACATGGTTTAGGTGATAATGGCTCAAG CTGGTCCCAGCTTCTTGAGAGCCTTCCACTTCCTAAT GTGAAATGGATTTGCCCAACTGCTCCTACTCGTCCAATTGCTGCCTTTGGTGGATTTCCCTGCACTGCTT GGGATATTTCAGAAAATGCTCCTGATGATTTGGAGGGCTTAGATTTTTCTGCCGCACATGTTGCAAATCTCTTATCAACAGAGCCAGCTGATG TGAAACTATGTGTTGGAGGATTCAGCATGGGAGCTGCAACTGCTCTTTATTCAGCCACATGCCATGCATTCAGGCAGTATGGTAATGGAAGCCCTTATCGAGTGAACCTGAGTGCAGTTGTTGGCCTTAGTGGCTGGCTTCCTTGTGCAAG GACATTAAGGCACCGAATGGAAGGAGTGGATGATGCTGGAAGGCGTGCAGCATCTTTGCCAATTTTGCTCTGTCATGGAACTG GTGATGACGTCATTGCATATCAACATGGCGAAAAATCTGCAAGAATTTTAAGCTCATCTGGTTTTTGGAATCTAACCTTGAGGACTTATGAGGG GCTTGGTCACTACACAATTCCTGAAGAGACTGATGAAATTTGTCGCTGGCTGTCTGCAAATTTGTGTCTTGGGGGGACATGA
- the LOC107839030 gene encoding acyl-protein thioesterase 1 homolog 1 isoform X9: MSFNDSTAGSGTTRTPLQFGRTHVVRPRGKHEATIIWLHGLGDNGSSWSQLLESLPLPNVKWICPTAPTRPIAAFGGFPCTAWFDVGDISENAPDDLEGLDFSAAHVANLLSTEPADVKLCVGGFSMGAATALYSATCHAFRQYGNGSPYRVNLSAVVGLSGWLPCARTLRHRMEGVDDAGRRAASLPILLCHGTGDDVIAYQHGEKSARILSSSGFWNLTLRTYEGLGHYTIPEETDEICRWLSANLCLGGT; this comes from the exons ATGAGCTTCAATGACTCTACAGCAG GTAGCGGAACAACTCGTACACCATTGCAATTTGGGAGAACTCATGTTGTTAGGCCCAGAGGAAAGCACGAGGCCACTATTATTTGGCTACATGGTTTAGGTGATAATGGCTCAAG CTGGTCCCAGCTTCTTGAGAGCCTTCCACTTCCTAAT GTGAAATGGATTTGCCCAACTGCTCCTACTCGTCCAATTGCTGCCTTTGGTGGATTTCCCTGCACTGCTT GGTTTGATGTAGGGGATATTTCAGAAAATGCTCCTGATGATTTGGAGGGCTTAGATTTTTCTGCCGCACATGTTGCAAATCTCTTATCAACAGAGCCAGCTGATG TGAAACTATGTGTTGGAGGATTCAGCATGGGAGCTGCAACTGCTCTTTATTCAGCCACATGCCATGCATTCAGGCAGTATGGTAATGGAAGCCCTTATCGAGTGAACCTGAGTGCAGTTGTTGGCCTTAGTGGCTGGCTTCCTTGTGCAAG GACATTAAGGCACCGAATGGAAGGAGTGGATGATGCTGGAAGGCGTGCAGCATCTTTGCCAATTTTGCTCTGTCATGGAACTG GTGATGACGTCATTGCATATCAACATGGCGAAAAATCTGCAAGAATTTTAAGCTCATCTGGTTTTTGGAATCTAACCTTGAGGACTTATGAGGG GCTTGGTCACTACACAATTCCTGAAGAGACTGATGAAATTTGTCGCTGGCTGTCTGCAAATTTGTGTCTTGGGGGGACATGA
- the LOC107839030 gene encoding acyl-protein thioesterase 1 homolog 1 isoform X4, which translates to MLHRNGLPGALFNRCKCDTKFYFLGGIAMSFNDSTAGSGSGTTRTPLQFGRTHVVRPRGKHEATIIWLHGLGDNGSSWSQLLESLPLPNVKWICPTAPTRPIAAFGGFPCTAWDISENAPDDLEGLDFSAAHVANLLSTEPADVKLCVGGFSMGAATALYSATCHAFRQYGNGSPYRVNLSAVVGLSGWLPCARTLRHRMEGVDDAGRRAASLPILLCHGTGDDVIAYQHGEKSARILSSSGFWNLTLRTYEGLGHYTIPEETDEICRWLSANLCLGGT; encoded by the exons ATGTTGCATCGCAACGGTTTACCAG GAGCACTTTTCAATAGGTGCAAGTGTGATACTAAATTTTACTTTCTTGGGGGTATAGCAATGAGCTTCAATGACTCTACAGCAGGTTCTG GTAGCGGAACAACTCGTACACCATTGCAATTTGGGAGAACTCATGTTGTTAGGCCCAGAGGAAAGCACGAGGCCACTATTATTTGGCTACATGGTTTAGGTGATAATGGCTCAAG CTGGTCCCAGCTTCTTGAGAGCCTTCCACTTCCTAAT GTGAAATGGATTTGCCCAACTGCTCCTACTCGTCCAATTGCTGCCTTTGGTGGATTTCCCTGCACTGCTT GGGATATTTCAGAAAATGCTCCTGATGATTTGGAGGGCTTAGATTTTTCTGCCGCACATGTTGCAAATCTCTTATCAACAGAGCCAGCTGATG TGAAACTATGTGTTGGAGGATTCAGCATGGGAGCTGCAACTGCTCTTTATTCAGCCACATGCCATGCATTCAGGCAGTATGGTAATGGAAGCCCTTATCGAGTGAACCTGAGTGCAGTTGTTGGCCTTAGTGGCTGGCTTCCTTGTGCAAG GACATTAAGGCACCGAATGGAAGGAGTGGATGATGCTGGAAGGCGTGCAGCATCTTTGCCAATTTTGCTCTGTCATGGAACTG GTGATGACGTCATTGCATATCAACATGGCGAAAAATCTGCAAGAATTTTAAGCTCATCTGGTTTTTGGAATCTAACCTTGAGGACTTATGAGGG GCTTGGTCACTACACAATTCCTGAAGAGACTGATGAAATTTGTCGCTGGCTGTCTGCAAATTTGTGTCTTGGGGGGACATGA
- the LOC107839030 gene encoding acyl-protein thioesterase 1 homolog 1 isoform X3, whose amino-acid sequence MKIHGALFNRCKCDTKFYFLGGIAMSFNDSTAGSGSGTTRTPLQFGRTHVVRPRGKHEATIIWLHGLGDNGSSWSQLLESLPLPNVKWICPTAPTRPIAAFGGFPCTAWFDVGDISENAPDDLEGLDFSAAHVANLLSTEPADVKLCVGGFSMGAATALYSATCHAFRQYGNGSPYRVNLSAVVGLSGWLPCARTLRHRMEGVDDAGRRAASLPILLCHGTGDDVIAYQHGEKSARILSSSGFWNLTLRTYEGLGHYTIPEETDEICRWLSANLCLGGT is encoded by the exons ATGAAGATTCATG GAGCACTTTTCAATAGGTGCAAGTGTGATACTAAATTTTACTTTCTTGGGGGTATAGCAATGAGCTTCAATGACTCTACAGCAGGTTCTG GTAGCGGAACAACTCGTACACCATTGCAATTTGGGAGAACTCATGTTGTTAGGCCCAGAGGAAAGCACGAGGCCACTATTATTTGGCTACATGGTTTAGGTGATAATGGCTCAAG CTGGTCCCAGCTTCTTGAGAGCCTTCCACTTCCTAAT GTGAAATGGATTTGCCCAACTGCTCCTACTCGTCCAATTGCTGCCTTTGGTGGATTTCCCTGCACTGCTT GGTTTGATGTAGGGGATATTTCAGAAAATGCTCCTGATGATTTGGAGGGCTTAGATTTTTCTGCCGCACATGTTGCAAATCTCTTATCAACAGAGCCAGCTGATG TGAAACTATGTGTTGGAGGATTCAGCATGGGAGCTGCAACTGCTCTTTATTCAGCCACATGCCATGCATTCAGGCAGTATGGTAATGGAAGCCCTTATCGAGTGAACCTGAGTGCAGTTGTTGGCCTTAGTGGCTGGCTTCCTTGTGCAAG GACATTAAGGCACCGAATGGAAGGAGTGGATGATGCTGGAAGGCGTGCAGCATCTTTGCCAATTTTGCTCTGTCATGGAACTG GTGATGACGTCATTGCATATCAACATGGCGAAAAATCTGCAAGAATTTTAAGCTCATCTGGTTTTTGGAATCTAACCTTGAGGACTTATGAGGG GCTTGGTCACTACACAATTCCTGAAGAGACTGATGAAATTTGTCGCTGGCTGTCTGCAAATTTGTGTCTTGGGGGGACATGA
- the LOC107839030 gene encoding acyl-protein thioesterase 1 homolog 1 isoform X6 has protein sequence MKIHGALFNRCKCDTKFYFLGGIAMSFNDSTAGSGTTRTPLQFGRTHVVRPRGKHEATIIWLHGLGDNGSSWSQLLESLPLPNVKWICPTAPTRPIAAFGGFPCTAWFDVGDISENAPDDLEGLDFSAAHVANLLSTEPADVKLCVGGFSMGAATALYSATCHAFRQYGNGSPYRVNLSAVVGLSGWLPCARTLRHRMEGVDDAGRRAASLPILLCHGTGDDVIAYQHGEKSARILSSSGFWNLTLRTYEGLGHYTIPEETDEICRWLSANLCLGGT, from the exons ATGAAGATTCATG GAGCACTTTTCAATAGGTGCAAGTGTGATACTAAATTTTACTTTCTTGGGGGTATAGCAATGAGCTTCAATGACTCTACAGCAG GTAGCGGAACAACTCGTACACCATTGCAATTTGGGAGAACTCATGTTGTTAGGCCCAGAGGAAAGCACGAGGCCACTATTATTTGGCTACATGGTTTAGGTGATAATGGCTCAAG CTGGTCCCAGCTTCTTGAGAGCCTTCCACTTCCTAAT GTGAAATGGATTTGCCCAACTGCTCCTACTCGTCCAATTGCTGCCTTTGGTGGATTTCCCTGCACTGCTT GGTTTGATGTAGGGGATATTTCAGAAAATGCTCCTGATGATTTGGAGGGCTTAGATTTTTCTGCCGCACATGTTGCAAATCTCTTATCAACAGAGCCAGCTGATG TGAAACTATGTGTTGGAGGATTCAGCATGGGAGCTGCAACTGCTCTTTATTCAGCCACATGCCATGCATTCAGGCAGTATGGTAATGGAAGCCCTTATCGAGTGAACCTGAGTGCAGTTGTTGGCCTTAGTGGCTGGCTTCCTTGTGCAAG GACATTAAGGCACCGAATGGAAGGAGTGGATGATGCTGGAAGGCGTGCAGCATCTTTGCCAATTTTGCTCTGTCATGGAACTG GTGATGACGTCATTGCATATCAACATGGCGAAAAATCTGCAAGAATTTTAAGCTCATCTGGTTTTTGGAATCTAACCTTGAGGACTTATGAGGG GCTTGGTCACTACACAATTCCTGAAGAGACTGATGAAATTTGTCGCTGGCTGTCTGCAAATTTGTGTCTTGGGGGGACATGA
- the LOC107839030 gene encoding acyl-protein thioesterase 1 homolog 1 isoform X1 encodes MLHRNGLPGALFNRCKCDTKFYFLGGIAMSFNDSTAGSGSGTTRTPLQFGRTHVVRPRGKHEATIIWLHGLGDNGSSWSQLLESLPLPNVKWICPTAPTRPIAAFGGFPCTAWFDVGDISENAPDDLEGLDFSAAHVANLLSTEPADVKLCVGGFSMGAATALYSATCHAFRQYGNGSPYRVNLSAVVGLSGWLPCARTLRHRMEGVDDAGRRAASLPILLCHGTGDDVIAYQHGEKSARILSSSGFWNLTLRTYEGLGHYTIPEETDEICRWLSANLCLGGT; translated from the exons ATGTTGCATCGCAACGGTTTACCAG GAGCACTTTTCAATAGGTGCAAGTGTGATACTAAATTTTACTTTCTTGGGGGTATAGCAATGAGCTTCAATGACTCTACAGCAGGTTCTG GTAGCGGAACAACTCGTACACCATTGCAATTTGGGAGAACTCATGTTGTTAGGCCCAGAGGAAAGCACGAGGCCACTATTATTTGGCTACATGGTTTAGGTGATAATGGCTCAAG CTGGTCCCAGCTTCTTGAGAGCCTTCCACTTCCTAAT GTGAAATGGATTTGCCCAACTGCTCCTACTCGTCCAATTGCTGCCTTTGGTGGATTTCCCTGCACTGCTT GGTTTGATGTAGGGGATATTTCAGAAAATGCTCCTGATGATTTGGAGGGCTTAGATTTTTCTGCCGCACATGTTGCAAATCTCTTATCAACAGAGCCAGCTGATG TGAAACTATGTGTTGGAGGATTCAGCATGGGAGCTGCAACTGCTCTTTATTCAGCCACATGCCATGCATTCAGGCAGTATGGTAATGGAAGCCCTTATCGAGTGAACCTGAGTGCAGTTGTTGGCCTTAGTGGCTGGCTTCCTTGTGCAAG GACATTAAGGCACCGAATGGAAGGAGTGGATGATGCTGGAAGGCGTGCAGCATCTTTGCCAATTTTGCTCTGTCATGGAACTG GTGATGACGTCATTGCATATCAACATGGCGAAAAATCTGCAAGAATTTTAAGCTCATCTGGTTTTTGGAATCTAACCTTGAGGACTTATGAGGG GCTTGGTCACTACACAATTCCTGAAGAGACTGATGAAATTTGTCGCTGGCTGTCTGCAAATTTGTGTCTTGGGGGGACATGA
- the LOC107839030 gene encoding acyl-protein thioesterase 1 homolog 1 isoform X8: MSFNDSTAGSGSGTTRTPLQFGRTHVVRPRGKHEATIIWLHGLGDNGSSWSQLLESLPLPNVKWICPTAPTRPIAAFGGFPCTAWFDVGDISENAPDDLEGLDFSAAHVANLLSTEPADVKLCVGGFSMGAATALYSATCHAFRQYGNGSPYRVNLSAVVGLSGWLPCARTLRHRMEGVDDAGRRAASLPILLCHGTGDDVIAYQHGEKSARILSSSGFWNLTLRTYEGLGHYTIPEETDEICRWLSANLCLGGT; the protein is encoded by the exons ATGAGCTTCAATGACTCTACAGCAGGTTCTG GTAGCGGAACAACTCGTACACCATTGCAATTTGGGAGAACTCATGTTGTTAGGCCCAGAGGAAAGCACGAGGCCACTATTATTTGGCTACATGGTTTAGGTGATAATGGCTCAAG CTGGTCCCAGCTTCTTGAGAGCCTTCCACTTCCTAAT GTGAAATGGATTTGCCCAACTGCTCCTACTCGTCCAATTGCTGCCTTTGGTGGATTTCCCTGCACTGCTT GGTTTGATGTAGGGGATATTTCAGAAAATGCTCCTGATGATTTGGAGGGCTTAGATTTTTCTGCCGCACATGTTGCAAATCTCTTATCAACAGAGCCAGCTGATG TGAAACTATGTGTTGGAGGATTCAGCATGGGAGCTGCAACTGCTCTTTATTCAGCCACATGCCATGCATTCAGGCAGTATGGTAATGGAAGCCCTTATCGAGTGAACCTGAGTGCAGTTGTTGGCCTTAGTGGCTGGCTTCCTTGTGCAAG GACATTAAGGCACCGAATGGAAGGAGTGGATGATGCTGGAAGGCGTGCAGCATCTTTGCCAATTTTGCTCTGTCATGGAACTG GTGATGACGTCATTGCATATCAACATGGCGAAAAATCTGCAAGAATTTTAAGCTCATCTGGTTTTTGGAATCTAACCTTGAGGACTTATGAGGG GCTTGGTCACTACACAATTCCTGAAGAGACTGATGAAATTTGTCGCTGGCTGTCTGCAAATTTGTGTCTTGGGGGGACATGA